CCTACGGGATGAGATCGCTCCGGGGTTGGGCGGAATCCGGCTTGGCCGCGTGCGATCCGTGCTGCTTCAGGATTCGCGATCGAGCTCGTGCTGCAGCTTTTCCAGCTCGTCCAGGATGCGGATGAATTTGGTACCGAATGGCGTCACCGTGTATTCAACGCGCGGTGGCGATTCGTCGTAGGCGATGCGTTCCAGGATGCCGAAATCCATGTTTCTGCGCAGGCACTCGTTGAGTACCTTGGTCGTCAGGCCCTCCACGCTGCGCACCATCTCGCCGGGGCGGTTGATCCCGTTGGCCAGCAATTGGTAAACAGTCAGCGACCATTTGCAGCCAAAAATGGCTTCCACCATCCGCGCGCTGCGCTCCGGTGCTGATTTCCTGGCATATTTTTTCGCTTGGCTATTCATCAACTTGTACCGATAAGTACCTGCCGTACCAATTTGTGCCTGCTTTTCAGCGGGTAGCACAAATCCATAACCTGCGATCTCCGGTAACAACTTGAGATGGAAGGTGATCTGATGGAGCGCATCATACAACCGCTGGCACTGATCGTTGGCGGCTCCAGTGGCATGGGTTTGGCAACCGCAAAATGCCTGCTGCAACGCGGTATCCCGACGGTGATTGTGGGCAATTCAGCTGAAAAATTGGATGCGGCGAGAAA
This region of Chitinolyticbacter meiyuanensis genomic DNA includes:
- a CDS encoding winged helix-turn-helix transcriptional regulator is translated as MLPEIAGYGFVLPAEKQAQIGTAGTYRYKLMNSQAKKYARKSAPERSARMVEAIFGCKWSLTVYQLLANGINRPGEMVRSVEGLTTKVLNECLRRNMDFGILERIAYDESPPRVEYTVTPFGTKFIRILDELEKLQHELDRES